From a single Cyclobacterium marinum DSM 745 genomic region:
- a CDS encoding SusD/RagB family nutrient-binding outer membrane lipoprotein, which produces MKNLFEFRKIAVFLLGLILVTGCDDQLSEINTNPYGIDPANANPNLLMPTVLTSSAQSYLGLGFNDLAGAMQYTQKNGWYSSHNNYEWVSRNWTGWYDILRTNDLMITRGEDMDNAFFQGIGLTMKSFVFGNIADLWGDAPYSDALMGDEGSDQFQFPKFDSQEAIYDGIIADLQEAATLLASASTEGVTAGNDLIYGADIDSWRRFTNSLLLRYYMRLSEKKPDVAKAGIEAIYSSGIYIQDASQDATLDYTGGSNDIWITRHVRLNPDDFQRYQACQTFIDQLTMTDDPRLPVFFDSVRVQWVADETLDVAAESFIRADGEPIESIYTFDEFEEEYADVKFTRHFNPNLADYNSDLYVGLPPSILTPESYNGNPIPGQGTQNLHVSQLDPIYSTAGSAGDILKARIISAAEVSFIFAEGALKGWSVGDAETHYNMGIEQSLQVWEKADMYEEFIAQPDVMFNSTLEQIITQKWVANWSNGTEAFADYRRTGYPDLSAGPLSPQPEVALRFQYGNDEYNNNPDNISAALNNLEVTDYSGNFGQDSQWSKPWLYQGTSVPF; this is translated from the coding sequence ATGAAAAATTTATTTGAATTTAGAAAGATAGCCGTATTTCTCCTGGGACTTATCTTGGTCACCGGTTGTGATGACCAGCTCAGTGAGATCAATACCAATCCATATGGTATTGACCCGGCAAATGCCAACCCAAATCTATTGATGCCGACAGTGCTGACTTCATCAGCTCAAAGTTACTTGGGGCTAGGTTTTAATGACCTCGCTGGCGCCATGCAATACACGCAAAAGAATGGATGGTATAGCAGTCATAACAATTATGAGTGGGTGTCTAGAAACTGGACAGGATGGTATGATATCCTGAGAACAAACGATTTGATGATAACCAGAGGTGAAGATATGGACAATGCCTTTTTCCAAGGAATAGGCCTTACCATGAAGTCATTTGTTTTTGGAAATATTGCAGACCTTTGGGGAGATGCTCCCTATTCTGACGCCCTAATGGGCGACGAGGGAAGTGATCAGTTTCAATTCCCTAAATTTGATAGCCAAGAAGCTATTTATGATGGCATTATTGCAGACCTTCAAGAGGCGGCCACATTACTTGCCTCTGCTTCTACAGAAGGTGTAACTGCCGGTAATGACCTTATTTACGGTGCTGATATTGATAGTTGGAGAAGGTTTACCAATTCCTTATTATTGAGGTATTATATGCGGTTGTCAGAGAAAAAGCCTGATGTAGCCAAAGCTGGCATTGAAGCCATCTATAGTAGTGGTATCTATATTCAAGATGCTTCCCAAGATGCGACACTTGATTATACAGGAGGTTCAAATGATATCTGGATTACCCGCCATGTAAGGCTTAATCCTGATGATTTCCAGAGATACCAAGCTTGTCAGACTTTTATCGATCAATTGACTATGACCGATGACCCTAGGCTCCCTGTTTTCTTTGATTCTGTAAGGGTTCAATGGGTAGCAGATGAAACACTTGATGTTGCAGCTGAAAGCTTTATAAGGGCAGACGGAGAACCAATCGAATCGATTTATACCTTTGATGAGTTTGAAGAGGAATACGCTGATGTGAAATTCACTCGCCATTTCAACCCTAATTTGGCAGATTACAACTCAGATTTATATGTTGGTTTGCCACCATCTATCTTGACTCCGGAATCTTATAATGGAAACCCAATTCCAGGTCAAGGAACTCAAAATCTGCACGTTTCTCAACTGGATCCAATTTACAGCACTGCTGGTTCTGCAGGAGACATCCTTAAAGCTAGAATTATCTCTGCTGCCGAAGTGAGTTTTATCTTTGCTGAAGGAGCGCTTAAAGGTTGGAGTGTTGGTGATGCCGAAACACACTACAATATGGGCATTGAACAGTCTCTGCAAGTATGGGAGAAAGCTGACATGTACGAAGAGTTTATCGCTCAGCCGGATGTTATGTTTAACAGTACTTTAGAACAAATTATTACTCAGAAATGGGTAGCAAACTGGTCAAATGGTACTGAAGCATTTGCTGACTACAGAAGAACAGGTTATCCTGATTTATCTGCCGGTCCATTGTCTCCTCAGCCTGAGGTGGCCCTAAGGTTCCAGTATGGAAATGATGAGTACAACAACAACCCTGATAATATTAGTGCTGCACTAAATAACTTAGAAGTAACTGATTATTCAGGTAACTTCGGACAAGATAGCCAGTGGTCTAAACCTTGGTTGTATCAAGGAACCAGCGTTCCTTTTTAA